The DNA sequence TGTCGATAATGTATCTTCTTTTAATAATTCCAAAATGCTTTCGATGCCTTGGCCGCTTATTGCGACAATCGGCAATATCGGTAATTTCAACCGGCGCATCAATAAATTGCGGTCAATCATAATACCGCGCTTCTCAGCAACGTCGCCCATATTCAGACATAATAACAAAGGAGCACCGAACTCCATAAGCTGTGTAGTCAAAAGCAGGTTGCGCTTTAATTGGACGGCATCTACGATATTGATGATTTTCGAGAAATCATCGTGCAGCAAGTAGTCTGTAACGACAGTTTCATCCTTTGAAATAGGGAGTAAGTCATAAATACCAGGCAGATCGACTAAATCGCCTTGTTTATCTGTTAATAGACCGACTTTCTTTTCAACGGTTACACCGCTCCAGTTTCCTACATATTCATAAGAACCGGTTAATGCGTTGAAGAGTGTAGTTTTGCCGACATTCGGATTGCCGACAATACAATACGTATTAGACATCAGCTTGCTCCAAAGTGATATTGCATGCATCGCAATGTCTGATTCCGATACATTGTCCATCCATTTCTAATGTGCATGGGCCTTTCATAAAGAACTTCTGACGTACTTTAATCTTACTTCCGACAGTAAAACCAAGTGCGCTTAAACGGTGCGCAAGCTTTGTATTATCAAATTGCATATTGATAATCTTATAAGTTAAACCAGTTTTTGCGTTCGCCGCATCTATCATAATCAACACCTCTTCCAATACTTCTAATTGATAATTGTTATCAATGATATTTTACACTAATTAAAAGACTACTACAATATAAAATGATACAAATAATTCGAACTTTGTTTGAACAATCATTGGAATATTTGTCTCACCCCTTTTGATTGAGCAAATGATTGAAATATAAATCATTGAAATTTAATGTTTTGGTAACTTTAAGCCTATTGCCTTTTTACTTTATCCTATATTTTAATTTAGTTTATTGAGACTTAATGTTTTTAAAGATTGAATTCAGTGCTGCACTGTCATGCTGGGATAGATGTCATCTAACAGAGTTCGGCACATGAAAGCCGTCTGGACTGTTATGTGCTGGTGCTGGTATTGATCTTATTTTGAATGTTTCCATATTACAGATGATGTCTTCTGATGGGAAGATTGTTTTGCTAGAAAGGCTGGCACGTTTGATTTCTGATAATTGACACAAATAGATGTGCAGATGAAGGCAGAATTATATATTGAATGTGAAGCGGATATGAAGCAGACGTTGCGTTATTCTTAATTTGATGTGATTTTAATTGCGATTGTCATTAATTGTGATTAAAGAATGTAAATTAAGTGTAAAACTTATGCAACGATTCAATTAATATGAATGCATTTAGAATGTTTTCTATTATAATGAATCACAAGCGGTCGGATTCGTCGTGAAAGCAAAGCAGCAGCAACGCTTCTGACATGTAGCATTCAATTTTCCGCATTACGGAGGTAACGAAGCAATATGGAAGAAAATAATAATTTTGATTTTTCAAAAACATTGGAGATAATCAAACGCAATTTAAAGTGGTTGATTATTTTACCCATTGTGGGGCTCTTATTAAGTGTGGTGCTGACGGCATTTGTTGCACAACCTAAATTCGAAGCAACATCACAAGTGCTCATTAAAAAGAGCGATAAAGGTGATTTGACAATGGCTGAGAAGTTCCAAGCCGATTCACAAATTGTGGCTACATACACTGATATCGCTAAAAGCCCGCGTGTATTAGGTAAGGTGGCAGAGGAAGTAGGCAACGATGAAGACGCAAAATCTATCAAAGAAAAAGTTGAAGTCAACAATCAGCCTAACTCGCAAGTGCTGAACTTTACCGCAACAGCAGAAAGTGAAAAAGACGCTAAGAAAATTGCGGATGCTTCCGCAGAGGTCTTTAAACAAGAAGTAGGGGATTTATCGCAAGATGGCGGCATTGATATTTTGTCTAAGTCAGGCGATGATGTGAAAGAAATTTCATCAAGTATCGGCAAGAATGCAGTTGTAGGATTCGTCGCAGGTTTCATTATTGCGGTGATTGTCGCATTAATCCGAGAATTTTTGAAGAAGACTAAAACCCCTGCATCACATACAAGCAAACAACAGACACAACATACAAATCAACGCAGACGAACAAAAAGAGAAGATTTAACACAAGATGACTTTGAAACTAGATAATCAGCTAGTTTATCAATAATCATTTTAGAGGAACAGCGGGTTGGGATGGCAGATATTCCCAACCTTTTCCTGTTCAAACGTACATACTTTATATTCGGCACCTAGTTCAGACAGAGATCAATTAATTGAGGTGAAATATAGTGTCAAAAATTTCAGCAAGACAACAGCGGCTGATGTTACTGCTTGTGACCGACTCCATCATTGTCGCATTTTCTGTCTTCTTAAGTTACTTAATTCTCGAACCGTATTTCCGCGGTTATTCTTTAACATTGCTTATCCTATCTTCACTGGTATTGCTCTTCTCGCATCATATCTTTGCCAGTGTGTTCAATCTCTATCACCGTGCATGGGAATATGCCAGTGTCAATGAAATGATCGTCATAGTCAAAGCGGTCACTTGTTCCATGGCGATGACAATCTTGATTGTGCCTTTCTTTACACATGAAGGACCTTTCTTAAGATTGTACTTCATCACTTGGATGATGCATGTGTTGTTAATCGGCGGTTCAAGACTGTCATGGCGTTTATTCCGCAGAACATTGAAGACAAAAGGCAAGAAGCGTCAAAATACTTTAGTCATCGGTGCAGGCGAAGGCGGTTCAATGTTAATGAATCAAATGTTGAAACGTCCGACAATGGGATTAGAACCTGTTGTTGTAGTCGACGATGATCCGAAAAAACAAAAATTGACGATTACAGAAGGGGTTAAAGTACAAGGTGTCATTGATGACATTCCGGACTTAGTACGCAAGTATCGTATTAAGAAAATCATTATTGCGATTCCGACTTTAACACAACAGCGTCTAAGAGAAATCAATGATATTTGCGAAAACTTAAGCGCAACGGTATTGAAAATGCCGAATATTGAAGAGGTTATGTCTGGTAAATTAGAAGTCAGCCAGCTGAAAAAAGTAGAAGTGGAAGACTTGTTAGGGCGCGACCCGGTTGAATTAGATATGGAAATGATTTCTAAGGAATTAACACATCAAACAATTATGGTTACCGGCGCAGGCGGTTCTATCGGTTCAGAAATCTGCCGACAAGTCTGCCGCTTCGCACCAGCACGTATCATCTTATTAGGTCATGGTGAAAACAGTATTTACTTAATTCACCAAGAACTTCAAAAGCAATACGGCGATCAAATCGATATTGTGCCGGTCATTGCGGATATTCAAGACCGTTCAAGAATGTTTAAAATCATCGAGCATTACCAACCCTATGTGGTATATCACGCAGCGGCACATAAACATGTACCGATGATGGAATACAATCCAAGCGAAGCGATTAAGAACAATGTTCTCGGTACCAAAAATGTGGCAGAAGCTGCACGCAATGCGCGCGTTTCTAAATTCGTAATGATTTCAACAGATAAGGCAGTTAATCCGCCGAACGTTATGGGTGCGTCTAAACGTGCTGCAGAAATGATTGTACAAAGTATGAATGAAGCAGACTGCAAAACAGACTTTGTGGCGGTTCGTTTCGGCAACGTATTAGGTTCACGCGGTTCTGTAATTCCATTATTCAAGAAACAAATCGAAGCCGGCGGTCCGGTGACAGTAACGCACCCTGAAATCACACGTTACTTTATGACCATTCCTGAAGCTGCACGTCTGGTATTGCAAGCAGGTGCGATTGCAGAAGGCGGAGAGGTCTTCGTATTGGATATGGGAGAACCTGTGAAGATTGTCGACCTTGCGAAGAACTTGATTCGCTTAAGCGGTTATAAAGACGGCGATATCGAAATCAAGTTCAGCGGTCTCAGACCGGGTGAAAAACTATATGAAGAATTATTAGATGAAGATGAAATTCATCCTGAACAAGTCTACGAAAAAATCTATCGCGGAAAAGTAGAGAGAATGAAAAACGATGATGTACTCCGCATCTTGGATGAAATCATTCATAGTAAAGACTATAAACAAAAATTAATTGATCTTGCGAATCATCGCTATGAAGAACAAAACGGCAAATCGGCGAAGGAAGATGAAGGTAATACAGACATCCCGCCCTTTCGTCTAATCAAATAAAATGAATCAAAAGTATCTGATTATCATAAAGATGACCAGATACTTTTGTTTGTATTTGACTATTATAGGTTAAAACCCTAATATTAGCAGTGATGTTAACGTAACAAATGAGGTAATATCACAACTTGATAACACATAAGTTAAAGACATTAATAAGTGGTGATAAGTGACTTATACATAAAGAATCAGTTGCGCTTAATACCACCTTTTAAAAAGGAGATTTTTCATGACGAAGATTAAAAAAGCAGTTATTCCAGCGGCAGGTTTAGGTACACGTTTCTTACCTGCGACAAAAGCAATGCCGAAAGAAATGTTGCCGATACTTGATAAACCGACAATTCAATACATTGTAGAGGAAGCCTATCGTGCCGGCATTGAAGACATTATTATTGTTACAGGCAAACATAAACGTGCCATTGAGGATCACTTTGATAATCAAGTAGAACTTGAAAATAATCTGAGAGAAAAAGGTAAGATGGACTTATTAGAAAAGGTGCAGCATTCAACGCACTTAGCGAATGTCTTCTATGTCCGTCAGCGTGAACAAAAAGGCTTAGGCCATGCGATTTGGACAGCGCGCCAATTCATAGGCAACGAACCGTTTGCGGTTTTATTAGGGGATGACATTGTAGAATCAGAAACCCCAGCCATCAAACAATTAATGAATGTCTATGATGAAACAGGCAAATCTGTTATCGGTGTACAGACTGTTCCAGAGAAAGATACACACCGTTACGGTATTGTAAAACCTGAAAAACAAAACGGACGTTTATACGAAGTAGAAAAATTTGTGGAAAAACCAGCACCAGGTACAGCACCTTCTAATCTTGCGATTATGGGCCGTTATGTTTTAACACCGGAAATCTTTGATTATCTGTCTACACAAGATAAAGGCAGCGGCGGAGAAATCCAATTAACAGATGCCATTGAACGTTTGAACCATGATGATGACGTTTATGCATATGATTTTGAAGGTCAGCGCTTTGATGTCGGAGAGAAAACTGGTTTTGTGAAAACAACCATTGCATATGCATTAAAAGATGAAGACATGAAAGAAGATATTAAGTCATTTATCAAATCACTTAATCTATAAACGAAACAAATAACAGAGGGCTGAGAGGTCCTCTGTTTTTTAGTGCCGTTATACTTAAAGATTTGGTTATATATTAACTTTTTAGGGTATATTAATAATGAATAGATTATGACTAAACTTTTTCATAGAAAGAAGTGAAATTTTATGTATGATAAAATTCTAGTACCCTATGATTTCGGAAACGCATTTAATAATGTACCTGAGCAACTAGCTAAATTAACGAATAATAGTAAAGATGCGAAAATCACGGTTTATCATGTAATTTCTGAAAATGATTTAGCCAATTATGTACGTTATCAAAACAAACATTTTGAAGAAGTAGCAAAAGAAAAAGAAGCAGACATGAAACCGTTTATTCAAAAGCTGGAAGAAAGAGATTTGAATTATGAAATTGTCTTTACGACAGGTCCGGCAACGAGAGAAATTTTAGATGAATTAGAGAAAAACGACTATGACGTTGTTGTGATGAGTAACAAACGTTCTCGCATAGAAATTAAACACGTCTTAGGTCATGTGACACATAAAGTCGCAAAACGTGCACATGTTCCTGTTCTGATTGTGAAGTAACAAAATCAGCGTTGAATCAGATGTACACACGACAATGTTATGAAAGTATTAAGGAAACCGCTTCGGCGGTTTCTTTTATGTTTATGCGCGAAAAAACGGGTAGAGAATATCTAAAGGGGAGGAATTTCCATGGAAATATTGAAATATAATGAATGGAAAGATGAACAGCAAACATTACAATTAATTACGCAAATCTTAGGCAAATACAAACTCGCTTGCAACTATCAAGCTCCGCAATGGGAACATCTGACATTAACGATTACATCAGAAGGTTATACGACAGGCTTGATGTATTATGGCGAAAAGTATTTCTCAATCAGCATCAACTTATTAGATGACCAGATTGAAGTACGTGTTAATGATGAAATGACCACATTCCCATTAAAAGACGGCAAAACAATTCAAGATTATTATGAACAAATCACAGGTACTGTAAAACAATATGATATTCAAGTAGAACTGAATAAAGTACCGCAAGGGATGAACACAACAACACCATTTGATGAAGATACAGAACACCATCACTATGATCATGATAAAGCAGTGAAAGCACTGCGATTAATGCAGCATGCTAATCGTGCATTAGAACGTTTTGTGAATCCTCTGCGCGCAAGAATCGAAGGACCCGGCTTATTCTGGGGTAATTTCGATATCTCTGCCATCGTGGTGTATAACGAAATGTATGAAACATTCAAGCCGTATCAAGTGATAGAATACGGCTGCTTCGATGAAAGATTTGTGGAATTCGGCTTTTGGTTCGGCGACGATAATTTTGAAGGTCCGACTTTCTTCGTCTTGCCTTATCCGTTTGTGGACAGCGATTTCGAATATGAAGGCAAACTACCTGAAGGTGCCTACTTTGATCAGCAGCTGACAGAGTTTGTCTACGAATTGAAACAAGGTGATTTAGCAGAACTTGATGTTATTGATGAAACATTCAAACGCGGCTTTGACATCTTCAGCAAGCATCAAGGATGGGAAGGTACAGACCATTTTACGATTCCGCTCAGAATGCCGAAGAACGCTTTATCAGATGATGAGGCATAGCACGGTGAAATAAAGTTCGCTATAATAAAGACAATAACGAATCGACCTAAGAGAAGGAGCGGCACATCAATGATAGAGATGGATGGCATTGTAGCCAAAATGAAAAATCAAAAGATAAACTATGATAGAGTACTAAAGAAAATGATTAACCAATGGGAACGTGCAAATGAACGGCCTAAAATTATGCTGCACAGTTGTTGTGCACCTTGCAGCACCTATGTATTAGAATTCTTGTCTGAATATGCGGATCTTGCGATTTATTTTGCGAATCCTAATATTCATCCAAAGAAAGAATATGAACGCCGTGCTTATGTACAAAAGACATTTATTGAAGACTTCAATGAAAAGAACGGTACACATGTCCGTTATATCGAAGCACCTTATAAACCGCATGAGTTTATGAAAATGGCTAAAGCGAAAGGTGTCACAGATGAACCTGAAGGCGGTCTCCGCTGCAAAGCCTGTTTTGAAATGCGTTTAGATATGGTCGCAGAAGCGGCTGTGGAATATGGTTATGATTACTTCGGCAGTGCATTAACGTTGTCGCCGAAGAAAAATGCGCAAATGATTAACGAGTTAGGTGCAGAAGTTCAAAAGCTTTATGATGTGAATTATCTGCCAAGCGACTTTAAAAAGAATAAAGGTTATGAACGTTCGCTTGAAATGTGCAGAGACTACAATATCTACAGACAATGTTATTGCGGCTGTGTCTTTGCGGCACAAGCACAAGGCATTGATTTCAAAGAAGTGAATAAGTCTGCACAAGCGTTCTTTGATGAACTGAAAGCAAATGAAGCAGCACGTCCTTAAGCGGGCGGCTGCTTTTTTGCTGTATGCTTATTTTAATTTTTGGTTCACCATATCGATAAAACGTTTGTTCTTTACATAGTTGATCATCCAAATGATTAAATAGACCAGCATAAAGATGAGTGTGAAAACTAAGAAGTTCAATATATCAAGCGGAAACCAGCCGGCTAAAATTGCGAGCGGCAAGAAGCCTGCATAACTTAAAATACTGTGAATGAGCGTCATTTTAAGGAGACTCCAGTCTGTTTGCGTAAAGATGAAATCTGTTAAAGTAAACAAAATGCCGATACATCCCCAGATTATGACACAGAGCAGCATAATCATAGGTTCTGACAGGTGCTGATGGTAAAGTTCACCCATGGTTGAAACGGGAGATAGCGGTACATACTGTCCCTGACCAAAGATAAAAGAGAATATCAGCGACAATGCAATACCGATGGTGATGCCGATCATGAAACCGGATGCTAGAGATTGCAGGAATTGTTTCATTGGAATAACCTCGCTTTCAATTGTTTAAGATAGCGGCGTGAAGAATAAGTGTCATCGCCATGTTTCATTTCAATATGAATCATACCGTTCGGACTTAAGCTGAGCTGGCGGATATTATGCATATTGATGATTTCAGATTTAGATATTCTGATGAACTGATCTGGAAGTTTGGTTTCAAGCTGATACAGGCGCGCTTGGATATGAATGCGGTGCGACTTTGTATAGGCGAATAATTTGCGCTGTTCTGAACGGATGTAGAGAATCTCTTCGATTGGGAAGCGGTAAGTCTTATCATTTTCTTTACCGCAAAGTGTCGCAATACCAGTGACTGTTGTTGCGGCGTGAATAATCGCATCTACCATTTGATTATGTGTTTGTGCGTAAATATCTACATGCTCATCTTTATGGCTGTGATCAATATAGGTGTTGACTTTCATTGGCCTGCCTCCTTTGTTAATTCCATTAAAGCAGACATTCAATCTGATGAGAATACTTTTAACACCAACGGTATAAAGTGTGTGACGAACGGCAAAAGAGAAAAGAAAAACAAAAAAAGAGAAGGTCTGGGGAAACCTTCTCTCGATTACAGTGATTTCAAAAATGATGGGGAGTCATTTTTGGTACTTGTAATAACAATATCAATTTTTTTATAAGGGGTTTGTTTTAAGTGAGATACATTCAGGGGAAAACGTATCTGCACTTTCTAACTGTGTATATTTCTATAAGAGTTCATCAATATGATTGGTTATATTTTTCTTCCGATACTTACTTAGCCTACAATTTTTAAGGAGTGGATTGAGCAGTTAATGAGATGCAAGACGTTGAATCCTCTATCATCCAATCTATCTGTATCATTAACACTCAACTTTTGAATATACCAATTACTCATTTTCAGAGATAAGCCGTTCTATGATTCAATATTGTTTTGGGCACACAATAAATCGCGCTGTATACAATTAGTTGGGAGTGGAAAAGCAATAGGTTGGGGAGCCTGTCTGCTTTTTTCAGCACGTATTCTATTGAGTTTGAATGCTTTGAGCGTCAGGGGAAACGCTTGTTCATTTTATATTGAATCACTTGCGTTGGTATTGAATCTGAGATGGGGTAATCTCATTTTTGATTCATCAACCTGCTATGCACAACTCACCTCCTGAAATATACTGCAATTGATGCACAATCATTTCAGATGCGGGGAGCATCATTTATGATCGATGCAGCAACATGACAGAAATCCTACCACAGACTGACTGTCATAATGACATTTCTAGGTGTTGTTCTGAGATGTACTCGTTCACTGTAAAGCGTCGCATTATTGTCTTTTTATAATGCCGCCAGATTAAGAGTTTAAATAGATAGCGTTGTTATAAGCACTTATCTATCCACTGTTCATTTCTCTAGGTCTCTTGAACAGCAACATCGCTTGCAACAACTTTGTTATCTATTTCACATACTACAATAACAGACTTTGTGATTAAAATCACTAAATATGGTGCATAACTTTTTAGAGTTGTGACATTATTGTGAATCTGTCCGAGCAACTGTTGTATTGTGAAAGCGCTGTATTACCACAGAAATATAGTGCACAATGTGAATATAAGGAGTTGTTTCCTATTTATATAGGGCTGAATGCTTGTTTGCAGGGGATAGGACAGGGTAGATTAGAAATGAAACAGTGCTGTAAATGAAAGGATGATGAGATTTATGGCAATCAAAGTGAAACGTATATATGAAGATAAAGCAGAAAATGAGGGTATCAGAATATTAGTCGACCGTGTTTGGCCGCGCGGTATATCAAAAGAAAATGCGAATCTGGATGAGTGGATAAAAGAAATCGGTCCTACTCAATCACTCAGAAAATGGTTCGGTCATGATCCGGATAAGTTCGAAGCGTTTGAAAAGAAATATATAGAAGAACTTAAAAATAATGAAGAACAGAATGAAGCATTCAAAACGCTTGAAGGTATAATTAAAAATGCGCGCAAAGATGTTGTGTTATTATTCGGTGCAAAAGATGAAAAACACAATCAAGCAGTCGTACTTAAATCCTATTTAAAAGAATTAGGTTATAAATAAGTAATAACTTTCATTAAATCCAAAATACATTGAGTTGAAAAGGAATAGTATACAGAAATCGGTGTGATTAGTTCGTCCGGCCTTGCAGTTACTGCATTGCCGGATTATTTTTGTTTTGAAAACAAATCACCAACTGTTCTAATACACATGATATAGAATGTAACACTGACTCTAACAGATTCACAGACTCGTCACATGTTGCATGAAACGCTTTCATATTTTAGTGGTTTATTTCACAAAGCAAGATATAATGGTATGTGAAAAGGTGAACAAACTTAATAACCTAAAAATACAAACTATCCATCGGAGGGATAATCATGATTGAATCTAAATCAAAAAAGCAATCAGCATGGTCAGGTTTTGCGACAGGTAAATGGACTTCAGAAGTGGATGTAAGAAACTTTATTCAATTGAACTACACAATGTATAACGGAGATTCTTCTTTCTTAGAATCACCAACAAGAGCAACAAGCGATCTTTGGGAACAAGTGATGCAATTAACAAAAGAAGAACGTGAACGCGGCGGCATGTGGGACATGGATACAAAAGTCGCTTCAACGATTACTTCACACGATGCAGGCTACTTAAATAAAGATAAAGAACAAATTGTCGGTGTTCAAACAGAGAAACCATTCAAACGTTCAATGCAGCCGTTCGGCGGTATCCGTATGGCAAAAGCAGCTTGTGAAGCATATGGTTATGAATTAGATAAAGAAACAGAACGTATCTTCACAGATTTACGTAAAACACATAACCAAGGTGTATTCGATGCATACACTAAAGAAATGTTAGCTTGCCGTAAAGCAGGTATCATCACTGGTCTTCCAGATGCTTACGGACGCGGCCGTATTATCGGTGACTATCGCCGAGTAGCTTTATACGGTGTAGATTACTTAATTGAAGAAAAAGTAAATGACTTCAATAACATGTCTAGCCAAATGGATGAAGCAACAATCCGTTTACGCGAAGAATTATCAGAACAACATCGTGCATTGCATGAGTTGAAACAATTAGCTGAAACTTACGGTTATGACATCAGCAAACCGGCAACTAATTTTAAAGAAGCGGTACAATGGTTATACTTCGGCTACTTAGCAGCAATCAAAGAACAAAACGGTGCCGCAATGAGCTTAGGCCGTACGTCTACTTTCTTAGACATTTACGCTGAACGCGACTTGCAAAATGGCGACATTACTGAACGTGAAGTACAAGAAATTGTGGATCACTTCATTATGAAATTACGTCTTGTAAAATTCGCAAGAACACCAGATTACAATGAATTATTCTCAGGCGACCCTACTTGGGTAACTGAATCTATCGGCGGTGTAGGTATTGACGGACGTCATATGGTAACGAAAAACTCATTCCGTTTCTTACACACTTTAGATAACTTAGGACCAGCACCAGAACCAAACTTAACAGTTTTATGGTCACAACGTTTACCAGAAAACTTCAAAATTTTCTGTGCTGAAATGAGTATTAAATCTAGTGCAATCCAATACGAAAACGATGACTTAATGCGTGAAAGCTATGGCGACGA is a window from the Staphylococcus sp. IVB6181 genome containing:
- a CDS encoding DUF3021 domain-containing protein, whose translation is MKQFLQSLASGFMIGITIGIALSLIFSFIFGQGQYVPLSPVSTMGELYHQHLSEPMIMLLCVIIWGCIGILFTLTDFIFTQTDWSLLKMTLIHSILSYAGFLPLAILAGWFPLDILNFLVFTLIFMLVYLIIWMINYVKNKRFIDMVNQKLK
- a CDS encoding universal stress protein → MYDKILVPYDFGNAFNNVPEQLAKLTNNSKDAKITVYHVISENDLANYVRYQNKHFEEVAKEKEADMKPFIQKLEERDLNYEIVFTTGPATREILDELEKNDYDVVVMSNKRSRIEIKHVLGHVTHKVAKRAHVPVLIVK
- a CDS encoding YveK family protein — translated: MEENNNFDFSKTLEIIKRNLKWLIILPIVGLLLSVVLTAFVAQPKFEATSQVLIKKSDKGDLTMAEKFQADSQIVATYTDIAKSPRVLGKVAEEVGNDEDAKSIKEKVEVNNQPNSQVLNFTATAESEKDAKKIADASAEVFKQEVGDLSQDGGIDILSKSGDDVKEISSSIGKNAVVGFVAGFIIAVIVALIREFLKKTKTPASHTSKQQTQHTNQRRRTKREDLTQDDFETR
- a CDS encoding nucleoside-diphosphate sugar epimerase/dehydratase — protein: MSKISARQQRLMLLLVTDSIIVAFSVFLSYLILEPYFRGYSLTLLILSSLVLLFSHHIFASVFNLYHRAWEYASVNEMIVIVKAVTCSMAMTILIVPFFTHEGPFLRLYFITWMMHVLLIGGSRLSWRLFRRTLKTKGKKRQNTLVIGAGEGGSMLMNQMLKRPTMGLEPVVVVDDDPKKQKLTITEGVKVQGVIDDIPDLVRKYRIKKIIIAIPTLTQQRLREINDICENLSATVLKMPNIEEVMSGKLEVSQLKKVEVEDLLGRDPVELDMEMISKELTHQTIMVTGAGGSIGSEICRQVCRFAPARIILLGHGENSIYLIHQELQKQYGDQIDIVPVIADIQDRSRMFKIIEHYQPYVVYHAAAHKHVPMMEYNPSEAIKNNVLGTKNVAEAARNARVSKFVMISTDKAVNPPNVMGASKRAAEMIVQSMNEADCKTDFVAVRFGNVLGSRGSVIPLFKKQIEAGGPVTVTHPEITRYFMTIPEAARLVLQAGAIAEGGEVFVLDMGEPVKIVDLAKNLIRLSGYKDGDIEIKFSGLRPGEKLYEELLDEDEIHPEQVYEKIYRGKVERMKNDDVLRILDEIIHSKDYKQKLIDLANHRYEEQNGKSAKEDEGNTDIPPFRLIK
- a CDS encoding epoxyqueuosine reductase QueH; this translates as MIEMDGIVAKMKNQKINYDRVLKKMINQWERANERPKIMLHSCCAPCSTYVLEFLSEYADLAIYFANPNIHPKKEYERRAYVQKTFIEDFNEKNGTHVRYIEAPYKPHEFMKMAKAKGVTDEPEGGLRCKACFEMRLDMVAEAAVEYGYDYFGSALTLSPKKNAQMINELGAEVQKLYDVNYLPSDFKKNKGYERSLEMCRDYNIYRQCYCGCVFAAQAQGIDFKEVNKSAQAFFDELKANEAARP
- the galU gene encoding UTP--glucose-1-phosphate uridylyltransferase GalU — its product is MTKIKKAVIPAAGLGTRFLPATKAMPKEMLPILDKPTIQYIVEEAYRAGIEDIIIVTGKHKRAIEDHFDNQVELENNLREKGKMDLLEKVQHSTHLANVFYVRQREQKGLGHAIWTARQFIGNEPFAVLLGDDIVESETPAIKQLMNVYDETGKSVIGVQTVPEKDTHRYGIVKPEKQNGRLYEVEKFVEKPAPGTAPSNLAIMGRYVLTPEIFDYLSTQDKGSGGEIQLTDAIERLNHDDDVYAYDFEGQRFDVGEKTGFVKTTIAYALKDEDMKEDIKSFIKSLNL
- a CDS encoding DUF5996 family protein, which encodes MEILKYNEWKDEQQTLQLITQILGKYKLACNYQAPQWEHLTLTITSEGYTTGLMYYGEKYFSISINLLDDQIEVRVNDEMTTFPLKDGKTIQDYYEQITGTVKQYDIQVELNKVPQGMNTTTPFDEDTEHHHYDHDKAVKALRLMQHANRALERFVNPLRARIEGPGLFWGNFDISAIVVYNEMYETFKPYQVIEYGCFDERFVEFGFWFGDDNFEGPTFFVLPYPFVDSDFEYEGKLPEGAYFDQQLTEFVYELKQGDLAELDVIDETFKRGFDIFSKHQGWEGTDHFTIPLRMPKNALSDDEA
- a CDS encoding DUF488 domain-containing protein; translation: MAIKVKRIYEDKAENEGIRILVDRVWPRGISKENANLDEWIKEIGPTQSLRKWFGHDPDKFEAFEKKYIEELKNNEEQNEAFKTLEGIIKNARKDVVLLFGAKDEKHNQAVVLKSYLKELGYK
- a CDS encoding FeoA family protein, with product MIDAANAKTGLTYKIINMQFDNTKLAHRLSALGFTVGSKIKVRQKFFMKGPCTLEMDGQCIGIRHCDACNITLEQADV
- a CDS encoding LytTR family DNA-binding domain-containing protein produces the protein MKVNTYIDHSHKDEHVDIYAQTHNQMVDAIIHAATTVTGIATLCGKENDKTYRFPIEEILYIRSEQRKLFAYTKSHRIHIQARLYQLETKLPDQFIRISKSEIINMHNIRQLSLSPNGMIHIEMKHGDDTYSSRRYLKQLKARLFQ
- the pflB gene encoding formate C-acetyltransferase — its product is MIESKSKKQSAWSGFATGKWTSEVDVRNFIQLNYTMYNGDSSFLESPTRATSDLWEQVMQLTKEERERGGMWDMDTKVASTITSHDAGYLNKDKEQIVGVQTEKPFKRSMQPFGGIRMAKAACEAYGYELDKETERIFTDLRKTHNQGVFDAYTKEMLACRKAGIITGLPDAYGRGRIIGDYRRVALYGVDYLIEEKVNDFNNMSSQMDEATIRLREELSEQHRALHELKQLAETYGYDISKPATNFKEAVQWLYFGYLAAIKEQNGAAMSLGRTSTFLDIYAERDLQNGDITEREVQEIVDHFIMKLRLVKFARTPDYNELFSGDPTWVTESIGGVGIDGRHMVTKNSFRFLHTLDNLGPAPEPNLTVLWSQRLPENFKIFCAEMSIKSSAIQYENDDLMRESYGDDYGIACCVSAMRIGKQMQFFGARANLAKTLLYAINGGKDEKSGKQVGPEFVPVTSEVLDYDEVYAKFDQMMEWLAGVYINSLNIIHYMHDKYSYERIEMALHDTDVLRTMATGIAGLSVAADSLSAIKYGEVRAIRNEEGLAVDFETTGDFPKYGNNDKRVDDIAIELVKTFMKKLRKHKTYRDSEHTMSVLTITSNVVYGKKTGNTPDGRKEGEPFAPGANPMHGRDEHGALASLSSVAKIPYEYCKDGISNTFSIVPKSLGKTDMEQNHNLVSVLDGYAMQQGHHLNINVFNRDTLLDAMEHPEEYPQLTIRVSGYAVNFIKLTREQQLDVISRTFHERM